ATGGAGGGCATATGTCAGACTTAAGATTTTTTGTAGAGAAGAAAAAACACTGTAACTTTGAAAGAAGGAGGTTATTAAAACAGTTACAAGAAGAGTTGGGCGTAGTGTCTTTAAAGGACATTAGAATACTTAACTGTTACGATATTTTCGGATGTCCTAATGATATGGAAGATATAAAGAAAATGATATTATCTGAACCAGTTACAGATGATATATTTGAAAAACTAGAGTTAAATGATGAAAAATATTTTGCTATTGAGTATCTTCCTGGACAATTTGATCAAAGGGCTCATTCCGCAATGCAATGTATAGATATTTTAATATCAAATAAAAATGTAGAAATTACAACTTCTAAAATTTTCATAATATATGGTGAAGTGTCTAATGATGAACTTCAAAAAATCAAAAACTATATAATAAACCCTATAGAAACAAGGGAAAAAAATCTAAATATTCTAAAAAAAGAAAAAATAAATGTAAATACAAATATAATACAATATAATAATTTCATAAATTTAAATTCAGATGAATTGGAAAACTTAAGGAAAAATTTAGGTTTATCAATGACTTATGAAGATATTCTGCACATTCAAAATTACTATAAATCAGAAAAAAGAAATCCAACAGAAACAGAAATAAAGGTATTTGATACATATTGGTCAGATCACTGTAGACACAGTACTTTCGAAACAAAAATAAATAATGTTAAATTTCCAGATAGTGAATATGGAAAATTTTTAAATTTAGAGTTTAAAAAATATTTAGAAATAAAAGAAATAGTTTCAAAACATAAAAATATTACTTTAATGGATATGGCAACAGTAGTAGCTAAGTATTTTAAAAAAATAGGAAAATTAGATAATTTAGAAATTAGTGAAGAAAATAATGCATGTTCAATATATATAGATGTTGAAACAGAAAAATTTAATGGTGAAAAAAATATAGAAAAATGGTTATTAATGTTTAAAAATGAAACGCATAATCATCCTACAGAAATAGAACCTTTTGGTGGAGCTGCCACTTGTCTTGGAGGAGCTATAAGAGATCCACTTTCAGGGAGGGCATATGTTTATCAAGCAATAAGGGTAACAGGTTCTGCAAATCCTCTTGAAAGTATAGAAAATACTTTGAAAGGTAAATTATCTCAAAAAAAAATAACAACTGGAGCAGCCCATGGATATTCTTCTTATGGAAATCAGATAGGTATAGCAACATCTTTAGTATCTGAAATATATCATGAAGGATATAAGGCAAAAAGAATGGAAGTTGGAGCAGTAGTTGCTGCTGCACCACTTGAAAATGTAGTAAGAAAAACTCCAGAAAATGGAGATAGTATAATTTTACTTGGTGGAAAAACAGGAAGAGATGGTTGTGGTGGAGCAACAGGTTCATCTAAGGAACATACAAATAAATCTATATTTTTATGTGGTTCAGAGGTTCAAAAAGGTAATGCCCCTGAAGAAAGAAAAATACAAAGACTATTTAGAAATGGAAATGTTACAAAATTAATTAAAAAATGCAATGATTTTGGTGCAGGTGGAGTTGCTGTAGCTATAGGAGAACTTGCAGATGGAATAGATGTTAATCTTGATTTAATACCAGTTAAATATGAGGGATTAAGTGGAACAGAACTTGCTATATCAGAATCACAGGAAAGAATGGCAGTAGTTGTTGCCAAAGAATATGTAGAAGAGTTTTTAAAAGAAGCAGAAAAAGAAAATTTACTTGCAACAGTGGTTGGAAAAATTACTGATAATGAAAGATTAATATTAAGATATAGAGGAAAAGAAATAGTTAATATTTCAAGAGGATTTTTAAATACTAATGGAGCAACTCAAGAAATTGATATTAAAATAGAAAATATTGATGTAAAAGATTTCTTAAGTAGAGATTTATCATCTAATACATTTAAAGAAAAATGGTTAGAAAATATAGAAAAATTAAATGTTGCTTCAACTAAAGGTTTAAGTGAA
The genomic region above belongs to Streptobacillus moniliformis DSM 12112 and contains:
- a CDS encoding phosphoribosylformylglycinamidine synthase; translation: MSDLRFFVEKKKHCNFERRRLLKQLQEELGVVSLKDIRILNCYDIFGCPNDMEDIKKMILSEPVTDDIFEKLELNDEKYFAIEYLPGQFDQRAHSAMQCIDILISNKNVEITTSKIFIIYGEVSNDELQKIKNYIINPIETREKNLNILKKEKINVNTNIIQYNNFINLNSDELENLRKNLGLSMTYEDILHIQNYYKSEKRNPTETEIKVFDTYWSDHCRHSTFETKINNVKFPDSEYGKFLNLEFKKYLEIKEIVSKHKNITLMDMATVVAKYFKKIGKLDNLEISEENNACSIYIDVETEKFNGEKNIEKWLLMFKNETHNHPTEIEPFGGAATCLGGAIRDPLSGRAYVYQAIRVTGSANPLESIENTLKGKLSQKKITTGAAHGYSSYGNQIGIATSLVSEIYHEGYKAKRMEVGAVVAAAPLENVVRKTPENGDSIILLGGKTGRDGCGGATGSSKEHTNKSIFLCGSEVQKGNAPEERKIQRLFRNGNVTKLIKKCNDFGAGGVAVAIGELADGIDVNLDLIPVKYEGLSGTELAISESQERMAVVVAKEYVEEFLKEAEKENLLATVVGKITDNERLILRYRGKEIVNISRGFLNTNGATQEIDIKIENIDVKDFLSRDLSSNTFKEKWLENIEKLNVASTKGLSEMFDSSIGASTVLMPYGGKYQLSPIDVSIMKIPMISKKTNTSSAITWGYNPYLTEKSPYHGSMYAVLESIAKLVASGTSYDGIYLSFQEYFEKLGKDNVKWSKPMLALLGAMRCQLDFEIAAIGGKDSMSGTFENISVPPTLISFAVNTVNAKDVISTEIKEVGNRIYLVENKINDDLSYNSKDIKEKYSKVLDEIKKGKILSAKVVGMGGIAGTLSQMCFGNKIGIKLDNLDLDYFKYMPGSIIVESKEELDFTLIGESIKEFNITFKDEVIDLEKLLYLWLNKLDNVFPYEYKEEKKEYINISKPKIIDYSSSIKVAKPRVLITAFPGTNCEYDMKNIFERNGAITNITLFKNLNRTHIESSIDEICKELKNSQIFVIPGGFSAGDEPDGSGKFIATVLQNPKIKEEIERFLQRDGLILGICNGFQALVKSGLLPYGNIGEITEDSPTLTYNKIGRHISQMVKTRISTNRSPWLSSFNVGDEFDLPVSHGEGRFFASEKTLQKLIENGQVATQYVDFNGKATNEFKFNPNGSEFAIEGIISPDGKIFGKMGHSERTGENILKNVSGNKYQNIFKNGIEYFK